A single Opisthocomus hoazin isolate bOpiHoa1 chromosome 1, bOpiHoa1.hap1, whole genome shotgun sequence DNA region contains:
- the LOC104333034 gene encoding stromelysin-2, producing the protein MKTKILPFFALLYVACSRAFPVAPGKEKEDMQLAKKYLENFYDFKEEKNSLFKSKNLNHMADKIREMQSFFGLEVTGELNRKTLDMMKQPRCGIPDVRSYSTFPQSPRWKKEEVTYRILNYTPDMLQADVEEAIAKAFQLWSSVTPLRFTRLYSGQADIMISFAAGFHGDFYSFDGPGGTLAHAYPPSSGIGGDAHFDEDENWTKFTTYSGYNLFLVAAHELGHSLGLGHSNVFGALMYPIYMARDTRDYRLPQDDIDGIQALYGPPRESPALPTKAFPPQGPTEMTPAEAPTEMSPREEPTEITPSKNPTRPRDCDPHLTFDAVTTLRGEILFFKGSYVWRKSPYFSGIEHDTISSFWPSLAAGFDAAYEIDKKDRVIFFKDDQYWAVSGYSIESGFPKPIQNLGFPTSVRKIDAAVHDQNTKKTYFFAGNKYWSFNENTQSMERGYPRKIAADFPGIGHTVDAALQKNGRFYFFHGSNQYEVDIKSKKLIHIMKSNSWFHC; encoded by the exons ATGAAGACAAAGATCCTTCCTTTCTTCGCGTTACTATACGTTGCATGTTCTCGTGCTTTCCCAGTGGctccaggaaaggaaaaagaagatatgCAACTTGCTAAG aaatatttggaaaatttttatgattttaaagaagagaaaaattctcTCTTTAAATCAAAGAACCTCAATCACATGGCTGACAAAATCCGAGAAATGCAGTCGTTCTTTGGGCTAGAGGTGACTGGGGAGCTGAATCGTAAGACACTGGACATGATGAAGCAGCCCAGATGTGGAATACCAGACGTCCGTTCATACAGCACCTTCCCACAGAGCCCTAGGTGGAAGAAGGAGGAAGTGACATATCG GATTTTGAACTACACTCCAGACATGCTACAAGCTGATGTAGAGGAAGCAATTGCAAAagccttccagctctggagcagtgTCACCCCTTTGAGATTCACCAGGCTCTACAGTGGTCAAGCAGATATAATGATCTCCTTCGCAGCTGGAT tTCACGGTGACTTCTATTCCTTTGATGGTCCAGGAGGAACTCTGGCTCATGCCTACCCACCCAGCAGTGGGATAGGAGGAGATGCCCACTTTGACGAAGATGAAAACTGGACCAAATTTACTACCTATAGTG GATACAACTTGTTTCTCGTTGCTGCTCATGAGTTGGGCCACTCACTAGGTCTTGGTCACTCCAACGTCTTTGGTGCTTTAATGTATCCTATATATATGGCGAGGGATACGAGGGACTACAGGCTTCCTCAGGATGATATTGATGGCATTCAGGCCCTCTATG GACCCCCCAGGGAATCTCCTGCACTTCCAACAAAAGCTTTTCCCCCACAAGGACCAACTGAAATGACACCTGCAGAAGCACCAACTGAAATGTCACCCCGGGAAGAACCAACAGAAATTACACCCTCCAAAAACCCCACAAGACCAAGGGACTGTGACCCTCATTTGACTTTTGATGCTGTCACCACTCTCCGTGGGGAAATACTGTTCTTCAAAGGCAG CTACGTCTGGCGCAAAAGTCCGTATTTCTCAGGCATTGAACACGACACCATCTCCTCGTTCTGGCCATCACTAGCAGCTGGCTTTGATGCTGCTTATGAGATTGACAAGAAGGATCGAGTGatattttttaaag ATGACCAGTATTGGGCTGTCAGCGGCTACAGTATAGAGTCAGGCTTCCCCAAGCCTATTCAGAACCTGGGCTTCCCCACAAGTGTCAGGAAAATTGATGCAGCTGTTCATGATCAAAATACCAAGAAAACCTACTTCTTTGCAGGCAACAAATACTGGAG TTTCAATGAAAATACCCAGTCAATGGAAAGGGGATATCCAAGAAAAATAGCAGCTGACTTCCCAGGAATTGGCCACACAGTTGATGCTGCCCTTCAGAAAAAtg GACGTTTCTACTTTTTCCATGGATCAAACCAGTATGAGGTTGACATCAAGAGCAAGAAACTCATCCATATAATGAAAAGCAACAGCTGGTTTCATTGCTAG